A single region of the Pseudomonas sp. GGS8 genome encodes:
- a CDS encoding homoserine dehydrogenase produces the protein MKPVKVGICGLGTVGGGTFNVLQRNAEEIARRAGRGIEVAQIAMRTPKPQFQTTGIAITNDVFEVATNPEIDIVIELMGGYTVARELVLKAIENGKHVVTANKALIAVHGNEIFAKAREKGVIVAFEAAVAGGIPVIKAIREGLSANRINWVAGIINGTGNFILTEMREKGRTFEDVLAEAQALGYAEADPTFDVEGIDAAHKLTILASIAFGIPLQFDKAYTEGITKLTTADVNYAEALGYRIKHLGVARSTAAGIELRVHPTLIPADRLIANVNGVMNAVMVNGDAAGSTLFYGAGAGMEPTASSVIADLVDVVRAMTSDPENRVPHLAFQPDSLSAHPILPIEACESAYYLRIQAKDHPGVLAQVASILSERGINIESIMQKEVEEHDGLVPMILLTHRVLEQHINDAIAALEALAGVVGPVVRIRVEHLN, from the coding sequence GTGAAACCGGTCAAAGTAGGCATCTGTGGGTTAGGGACCGTCGGTGGCGGTACCTTCAACGTACTTCAGCGCAACGCCGAGGAAATTGCTCGTCGTGCCGGGCGTGGAATCGAAGTGGCACAAATTGCCATGCGCACGCCAAAGCCTCAGTTCCAGACGACCGGTATTGCGATTACCAACGATGTCTTCGAAGTGGCCACGAACCCTGAGATCGACATCGTCATAGAGCTGATGGGCGGCTATACCGTTGCCCGCGAGCTGGTACTCAAGGCCATCGAGAATGGCAAGCATGTGGTCACCGCGAACAAGGCACTGATTGCCGTTCACGGTAATGAAATTTTCGCCAAGGCTCGCGAGAAGGGCGTGATCGTTGCGTTCGAAGCGGCCGTGGCCGGCGGCATTCCGGTGATCAAGGCGATCCGTGAAGGCCTGTCCGCCAACCGTATCAACTGGGTGGCCGGCATCATCAACGGCACCGGTAACTTCATCCTTACCGAAATGCGTGAAAAAGGCCGGACCTTCGAAGACGTGCTGGCCGAAGCGCAAGCCCTGGGTTACGCCGAAGCCGACCCGACGTTCGACGTCGAAGGCATCGACGCCGCCCATAAGCTGACGATCCTGGCGTCCATCGCGTTCGGCATCCCGCTGCAATTCGACAAGGCCTACACCGAAGGCATCACCAAGCTGACCACCGCTGACGTGAACTACGCCGAAGCGTTGGGCTATCGCATCAAGCACCTGGGCGTGGCGCGCAGCACCGCGGCCGGTATCGAGTTGCGCGTGCACCCGACGCTGATCCCGGCCGATCGCCTGATCGCCAACGTCAACGGCGTGATGAACGCGGTGATGGTCAACGGTGATGCTGCCGGTTCGACCCTGTTCTACGGTGCTGGCGCTGGCATGGAACCGACCGCTTCGTCGGTGATCGCCGATCTGGTGGACGTGGTTCGCGCCATGACCTCCGACCCGGAAAACCGTGTACCGCATCTGGCCTTCCAGCCGGATTCGCTGTCGGCGCATCCGATCCTGCCGATCGAAGCCTGCGAAAGCGCTTACTACCTGCGTATTCAAGCCAAGGACCATCCAGGCGTGTTGGCTCAGGTGGCGAGCATCCTGTCGGAGCGCGGCATCAACATCGAATCGATCATGCAGAAGGAAGTCGAGGAACACGACGGCCTGGTGCCGATGATCCTGCTGACCCACCGTGTGCTGGAGCAGCACATCAACGATGCGATCGCTGCCCTGGAAGCCTTGGCGGGCGTGGTCGGTCCGGTTGTGCGGATCCGCGTCGAGCACCTGAACTAA
- a CDS encoding DsbC family protein, with protein sequence MRLTQIFAAAAIALVSTLAVADDAADKAIRKSLENLQLDVPVETITASPLPGLYEVKLKGSRVLYASADGQYVVQGYLFQLKDGKPVNLTEKTERLGIAKLINDIPVAETVVYPAIGETKSHITVFTDTTCPYCHKLHAEVPELNKRGIEVRYVAFPRQGLGSPGDEQLQAVWCSKDKKAAMDKMVDGKEIKAAKCDNPVSKQFALGQSIGVNGTPAIVLADGQVIPGYQPAPQVAKLALGAK encoded by the coding sequence ATGCGTCTGACCCAGATTTTCGCCGCCGCCGCCATTGCGTTGGTCAGCACCCTTGCCGTCGCCGATGACGCGGCCGACAAAGCCATTCGTAAAAGCCTGGAAAACCTCCAGCTCGACGTGCCGGTCGAAACCATCACTGCCAGCCCGCTGCCAGGCCTGTACGAAGTCAAGCTCAAGGGCAGCCGCGTGCTTTACGCCAGCGCCGACGGTCAATACGTCGTTCAGGGCTACCTGTTTCAGCTCAAGGACGGCAAACCGGTCAACCTGACCGAAAAGACCGAGCGCCTGGGCATAGCCAAACTGATCAATGACATTCCAGTGGCGGAAACCGTGGTCTACCCGGCCATCGGCGAAACCAAGTCGCACATCACCGTCTTCACCGACACCACGTGCCCGTATTGCCACAAGCTGCACGCCGAAGTGCCTGAGCTGAACAAGCGCGGCATCGAAGTGCGTTATGTAGCGTTCCCGCGCCAGGGCCTGGGCTCGCCGGGTGACGAGCAACTGCAAGCCGTGTGGTGCTCGAAAGACAAGAAAGCGGCCATGGACAAAATGGTCGATGGCAAGGAAATCAAGGCCGCCAAGTGCGATAACCCGGTGTCCAAGCAGTTTGCCCTCGGTCAGTCGATTGGCGTGAACGGTACACCGGCCATCGTTTTGGCTGACGGTCAGGTCATTCCGGGCTACCAGCCTGCGCCACAAGTCGCCAAACTGGCACTGGGCGCGAAGTAA
- the xerD gene encoding site-specific tyrosine recombinase XerD: protein MPAIDHPLIDQFLDALWLEKGLSDNTRDAYRSDLALFNGWLQEKGLELINAGRELILDHLAWRLEQNYKPRSTARFLSGVRGFYRYLLREKLIVVDPTLRVDMPQLGRPLPKSLSEADVEALLAAPDLSEAIGQRDRAMLEVLYACGLRVTELISLTLEQVNLRQGVLRVMGKGSKERLVPMGEEAIVWVERYMRDARGELLNGRPSDVLFPSQRGEQMTRQTFWHRIKHQAKVAGIGKSLSPHTLRHAFATHLLNHGADLRVVQMLLGHSDLSTTQIYTHVARARLQDLHAKHHPRG, encoded by the coding sequence ATGCCTGCCATCGATCATCCCCTGATAGACCAGTTCCTCGACGCCCTGTGGCTGGAGAAAGGCCTTTCCGATAATACCCGCGATGCCTATCGCAGCGACCTGGCCTTGTTCAACGGCTGGTTGCAGGAGAAGGGCCTGGAGCTGATCAATGCCGGGCGCGAGTTGATCCTCGATCACTTGGCCTGGCGCCTGGAGCAAAACTACAAGCCCCGTTCTACGGCGCGTTTTCTTTCCGGCGTGCGTGGTTTCTATCGCTATCTGCTGCGGGAAAAGCTGATCGTGGTCGATCCAACCCTGCGTGTCGATATGCCGCAACTGGGTAGGCCATTGCCTAAATCCTTGTCGGAAGCCGATGTGGAAGCCTTGCTGGCCGCACCGGATCTGAGCGAAGCCATCGGTCAGCGTGATCGCGCCATGCTTGAGGTGCTTTACGCCTGCGGCTTGCGGGTGACGGAGCTGATCAGCCTGACGCTGGAACAGGTCAACCTGCGCCAAGGCGTGCTGCGGGTGATGGGCAAGGGCAGCAAGGAACGGCTGGTGCCGATGGGCGAGGAGGCGATTGTCTGGGTCGAGCGCTACATGCGCGATGCCCGTGGCGAGCTGCTAAACGGGCGTCCCAGCGATGTGCTGTTCCCCAGCCAGCGCGGTGAGCAGATGACCCGCCAGACCTTCTGGCATCGCATCAAACACCAGGCCAAAGTCGCCGGGATCGGCAAGTCGCTGTCGCCGCATACCTTGCGTCATGCCTTTGCCACGCACCTGCTCAACCACGGCGCTGACTTGCGGGTGGTGCAAATGTTGCTCGGCCACAGCGATCTCTCCACCACCCAGATCTATACTCACGTCGCCCGGGCGCGCTTGCAGGATCTGCATGCCAAGCATCACCCCAGAGGCTAG
- a CDS encoding glycine zipper 2TM domain-containing protein, which produces MNKSLLVGAVLGAVGVTAGGAVATYKLVKSGPEYAQVLAVEPVKTQIKTPREVCKDVTVTRQAPVKDQHQIAGTVVGALAGGLLGNQIGGGTGKKIATVAGAVGGGYAGNKVQEGMQERDTYTTTQTRCNTVNDISDKVVGYDVRYSLDGKEGKVRMDRDPGNQIPVDKDGRLILGQNEPAR; this is translated from the coding sequence GTGAACAAGTCGTTGCTGGTTGGTGCGGTATTGGGTGCCGTCGGTGTGACTGCCGGTGGTGCTGTTGCCACCTACAAACTGGTTAAAAGCGGCCCTGAGTATGCGCAAGTGCTGGCCGTTGAACCGGTCAAGACACAAATCAAGACTCCACGTGAAGTGTGCAAGGACGTTACGGTGACCCGGCAAGCGCCGGTGAAAGATCAACACCAGATCGCCGGTACGGTGGTCGGCGCGCTGGCTGGTGGCCTGTTGGGCAACCAGATCGGCGGCGGCACAGGCAAGAAAATCGCCACGGTGGCCGGTGCGGTCGGCGGCGGTTATGCGGGCAACAAGGTGCAGGAAGGCATGCAGGAGCGTGACACCTACACCACGACTCAGACTCGCTGTAACACGGTCAATGACATCAGCGACAAGGTTGTAGGCTACGACGTTCGTTATTCGCTGGACGGTAAGGAAGGCAAGGTGCGGATGGATCGCGATCCGGGCAATCAGATTCCGGTCGACAAGGATGGCAGGCTGATCCTGGGGCAGAACGAACCGGCCCGGTAA
- the secF gene encoding protein translocase subunit SecF, producing the protein MLRTINFMGVRNFAFGVTLFLTALAMFSVFHKGMNWGLDFTGGTLIELTYERPADVTKVREQLATAGYHEAIVQNFGATTDLLVRMPGEDPQLGHQVAEALQKVGGDNPAQVKRVEFVGPQVGEELRDQGGLGMLMALGGILIYLAFRFQWKFAVGAIVSLIHDVIVTVGILSFFQITFDLTVLAAVLAIIGYSLNDTIVVFDRVRENFRVLRKASLIENINISTTQTLLRTMATSISTLLAIAALLFFGGDNLFGFSIALFIGVLAGTYSSIYIANVVLIWLNLNSEDLIPAATSEKEVDDRP; encoded by the coding sequence ATGTTACGTACAATCAACTTCATGGGCGTTCGCAACTTTGCGTTCGGCGTCACATTGTTCCTTACCGCGCTGGCAATGTTCAGTGTCTTTCATAAGGGCATGAACTGGGGCCTGGACTTCACCGGCGGTACGCTCATCGAGCTGACCTACGAGCGTCCGGCCGATGTCACCAAGGTGCGTGAGCAACTGGCTACAGCCGGTTATCACGAAGCCATCGTGCAGAACTTCGGTGCAACTACCGATCTTCTGGTACGCATGCCAGGCGAAGACCCGCAACTGGGTCACCAGGTGGCTGAAGCGCTGCAGAAAGTCGGCGGCGACAACCCGGCTCAGGTCAAGCGTGTCGAGTTCGTCGGCCCGCAGGTCGGTGAAGAACTGCGCGATCAGGGCGGCCTCGGCATGCTGATGGCGCTGGGCGGCATCCTGATCTACCTGGCTTTCCGCTTTCAGTGGAAGTTTGCGGTCGGCGCGATCGTATCGTTGATCCACGACGTGATCGTGACCGTGGGTATCCTGTCGTTTTTCCAGATCACCTTCGACCTGACGGTACTGGCGGCGGTGCTGGCGATCATCGGTTACTCGCTCAACGACACCATCGTGGTATTCGACCGGGTTCGTGAGAACTTCCGCGTCCTGCGCAAGGCCAGCCTGATCGAGAACATCAACATCTCGACCACGCAAACCCTGCTGCGGACCATGGCAACGTCGATCTCCACCTTGCTGGCGATCGCGGCCCTGTTGTTCTTCGGTGGCGACAACCTGTTCGGTTTCTCCATTGCCCTGTTCATCGGTGTTCTGGCGGGTACTTACTCCTCGATCTACATCGCGAACGTGGTGCTGATCTGGTTGAACCTGAACAGCGAAGACCTGATTCCTGCGGCGACGAGCGAGAAGGAAGTCGACGACCGTCCATAA
- the secD gene encoding protein translocase subunit SecD, translating into MLNKYPLWKYILILAVLAIGLIYSAPNLYPDDPAIQVSGASTALQVNQADLDRVSTALKESGINVKAATLAANGKGGLIRLAKAEDQLPAKDVVRKALGDDYVVALNLAQTTPQWLRSLGAHPMKLGLDLSGGVHFLLEVDMDKALDARLKVYEGDVKSLLRKEKLRYRSLPQLGGAIQLGFSDEDSREQARALIRKNFNDFDIVPADLNGQPVLRLAMTPAKLAEIREYSIKQNLTTVRNRVNELGVAEPIVQRQGANRIVVELPGVQDTAEAKRILGKTANLEFRLAAEPGASKATSEEFEFREGKRPPALIERGLIITGDQVTDAKAGFGEHGTPEVNIRLDGHGGELMSRATRSNVGRSMAVIFIEQRPVTTYVKQVVNGVEKDVPVQTFKEEKKIISLATIQSPLGAQFRITGLNGQGESSELALLLRAGGLAAPMYFAEERTIGPSLGADNITKGIDASLWGMLFVSLFIMAIYRFFGLIATVALAVNMVMLLALMSLLGATLTLPGIAGIVLTMGMAVDANVLIFSRIREEIAAGMTVQRAINEGFGRAFTAILDANLTTLLVGGILFAMGTGPVKGFAVTMSLGIFTSMFTAIMVTRAMVNLIFGGRDFKKLWI; encoded by the coding sequence ATGCTGAACAAATACCCTCTGTGGAAATACATTCTGATCCTGGCAGTGCTGGCGATCGGTCTGATTTATTCCGCTCCCAATCTATATCCTGACGACCCGGCCATTCAGGTCAGCGGTGCAAGCACTGCGCTGCAAGTCAATCAGGCTGATCTGGACCGTGTGAGCACCGCGCTCAAGGAGTCCGGGATCAACGTCAAGGCGGCCACGCTGGCGGCAAACGGCAAGGGCGGTCTGATTCGCCTGGCCAAGGCTGAAGACCAGTTGCCAGCCAAAGACGTCGTGCGCAAGGCATTGGGCGATGACTACGTCGTTGCACTGAACCTGGCGCAAACCACCCCGCAATGGCTGCGCAGCCTGGGCGCGCACCCGATGAAGCTGGGTCTGGACTTGTCCGGTGGTGTGCACTTCCTGCTGGAAGTGGACATGGACAAAGCCCTCGACGCACGCCTGAAAGTCTACGAAGGCGATGTGAAGAGCCTGTTGCGTAAAGAGAAACTGCGCTATCGCAGCCTGCCGCAACTGGGCGGTGCCATTCAGTTGGGCTTCTCTGATGAAGATTCCCGCGAGCAGGCCCGTGCACTGATCCGCAAGAACTTCAACGATTTCGACATTGTTCCGGCCGACCTCAATGGCCAACCGGTACTGCGTCTGGCGATGACCCCGGCCAAGCTGGCGGAAATCCGCGAATACTCCATCAAGCAGAACTTGACCACGGTACGTAACCGCGTCAACGAGCTGGGTGTTGCCGAACCTATCGTTCAGCGCCAGGGCGCCAACCGCATCGTGGTTGAGCTGCCGGGCGTGCAAGACACCGCAGAAGCCAAGCGTATCCTCGGCAAGACGGCCAACCTGGAGTTCCGTCTGGCGGCTGAGCCTGGCGCTTCGAAAGCCACTTCCGAGGAATTCGAGTTCCGTGAAGGCAAGCGTCCTCCGGCTCTGATCGAGCGTGGCCTGATCATCACCGGTGACCAGGTGACTGACGCCAAGGCGGGCTTCGGCGAGCACGGTACGCCAGAAGTGAACATCCGTCTGGATGGCCACGGTGGCGAGCTGATGAGTCGTGCGACTCGCAGCAACGTCGGCCGCAGCATGGCGGTAATCTTCATCGAACAGCGTCCGGTCACCACTTACGTCAAGCAAGTGGTCAACGGCGTCGAGAAAGACGTGCCGGTTCAGACCTTCAAGGAAGAGAAGAAGATCATCAGCCTGGCGACCATCCAGTCGCCGCTGGGTGCCCAGTTCCGCATCACTGGCCTGAACGGCCAGGGCGAATCGTCCGAACTGGCGCTGTTGCTGCGTGCCGGTGGTCTGGCGGCGCCGATGTACTTCGCTGAAGAGCGCACCATTGGCCCGAGCCTGGGTGCCGACAACATCACCAAAGGTATCGATGCATCGTTGTGGGGCATGCTGTTTGTCTCACTGTTCATCATGGCCATCTACCGCTTCTTCGGCCTCATCGCCACCGTCGCGCTGGCGGTGAACATGGTGATGCTGCTGGCCTTGATGTCGCTGCTGGGTGCAACGCTGACCCTGCCGGGTATCGCCGGTATCGTATTGACCATGGGCATGGCGGTCGACGCCAACGTACTGATCTTCTCGCGGATACGTGAAGAGATCGCGGCTGGCATGACCGTACAACGGGCAATCAACGAAGGCTTCGGCCGGGCATTCACCGCGATTCTCGACGCCAACCTGACAACCTTGTTGGTGGGCGGGATTCTCTTTGCCATGGGCACCGGCCCGGTCAAGGGTTTCGCCGTGACCATGTCCCTCGGGATCTTTACCTCGATGTTCACGGCCATCATGGTGACCCGCGCGATGGTCAACCTGATCTTCGGCGGTCGTGACTTCAAGAAGTTGTGGATTTAA
- the yajC gene encoding preprotein translocase subunit YajC, protein MSFFISNAMADAAAPAAGPMGGGFEWIFLVGFLVIFYLMIWRPQAKRAKEQKNLLGSLQKGDEVVTTGGIAGKITKVSDDFVVLEVSDTVEMKFQKGAIAATLPKGTLKAI, encoded by the coding sequence ATGAGCTTTTTTATCTCTAATGCCATGGCTGACGCTGCTGCACCTGCGGCAGGCCCGATGGGCGGCGGCTTTGAGTGGATTTTCCTGGTCGGTTTCCTGGTCATCTTCTACCTGATGATCTGGCGTCCACAGGCCAAGCGCGCCAAAGAGCAGAAGAACCTGCTGGGCAGCCTGCAAAAAGGTGACGAAGTTGTGACCACCGGTGGTATCGCCGGCAAGATCACCAAAGTGTCCGACGACTTCGTGGTTCTGGAAGTGTCCGACACTGTTGAAATGAAGTTCCAGAAAGGCGCCATCGCCGCCACGCTGCCAAAAGGCACGCTCAAAGCGATCTAA
- the tgt gene encoding tRNA guanosine(34) transglycosylase Tgt, with product MSFELLATDGKARRGRLTFPRGTVETPAFMPVGTYGTVKGMLPRDIVATGAEIILGNTFHLWLRPGTEVIKKHGDLHDFMQWKGPILTDSGGFQVFSLGAMRKIKEEGVTFASPVDGAKVFMGPEESMQVQRDLGSDIVMIFDECTPYPADEDVARVSMELSLRWAKRSKEAHGDNTAALFGIVQGGMHQDLRMRSLEGLDKIGFDGLAIGGLSVGEPKHEMIKVLDYLPGQMPADKPRYLMGVGKPEDLVEGVRRGVDMFDCVMPTRNARNGHLFIDTGVLKIRNAFHRHDDSPLDPICDCYTCQNFSRAYLHHLDKCGEMLGSMLNTIHNLRHYQVLMAGLREAIQQGTLAAFVDAFYAKRGLPVPPLD from the coding sequence ATGTCGTTTGAGTTGCTTGCTACTGACGGCAAGGCGCGTCGCGGTCGTTTGACCTTCCCGCGCGGCACCGTCGAGACCCCGGCCTTCATGCCGGTGGGCACGTACGGCACGGTCAAGGGCATGCTGCCGCGGGATATCGTCGCCACCGGCGCGGAAATCATTCTGGGCAACACCTTCCACTTGTGGCTGCGTCCTGGCACCGAAGTGATCAAGAAGCACGGCGACCTGCACGATTTCATGCAGTGGAAAGGCCCGATTCTGACCGACTCCGGCGGTTTCCAGGTGTTCAGCCTGGGCGCCATGCGCAAGATCAAGGAGGAGGGCGTGACCTTCGCCTCTCCTGTGGACGGCGCCAAAGTGTTCATGGGCCCGGAAGAGTCGATGCAGGTCCAGCGTGACCTGGGCTCGGACATCGTGATGATCTTCGACGAATGCACGCCGTACCCAGCCGACGAAGACGTCGCGCGGGTATCGATGGAACTGTCGTTGCGCTGGGCCAAGCGTTCCAAGGAAGCCCATGGCGACAACACGGCGGCGCTGTTCGGCATCGTTCAGGGCGGCATGCACCAGGATCTGCGCATGCGTTCGCTGGAAGGCCTCGACAAGATCGGCTTCGACGGCCTGGCCATCGGTGGTCTGTCGGTGGGCGAGCCCAAGCACGAGATGATCAAGGTGCTCGATTACCTGCCGGGCCAGATGCCGGCTGACAAACCTCGTTACCTTATGGGCGTTGGCAAACCGGAAGATCTGGTTGAGGGTGTGCGCCGCGGTGTGGACATGTTCGATTGCGTGATGCCAACCCGTAATGCCCGCAACGGGCATCTGTTCATTGATACCGGCGTGCTGAAGATCCGTAACGCGTTCCATCGCCATGATGATTCGCCGCTCGATCCGATCTGCGATTGCTACACCTGCCAGAACTTCTCCCGTGCTTATCTGCACCACCTGGACAAGTGCGGCGAAATGCTGGGAAGCATGCTCAATACCATCCATAACTTGCGTCATTATCAAGTGCTTATGGCTGGTTTGCGCGAGGCTATTCAACAGGGTACATTGGCCGCCTTTGTCGATGCCTTCTACGCCAAACGCGGGTTACCCGTTCCGCCTTTGGACTGA
- the queA gene encoding tRNA preQ1(34) S-adenosylmethionine ribosyltransferase-isomerase QueA, whose translation MRVADFTFELPDSLIARHPLAERRNSRLLTLDGVSGALAHRQFTDLLEHLRPGDLMVFNNTRVIPARLFGQKASGGKLEILVERVLDSHRVLAHVRSSKSPKPGSKILIDGGGEAEMLARHDALFELGFAEEVLPLLDRVGHMPLPPYIDRPDEGSDRERYQTVYAERLGAVAAPTAGLHFDQPLMEAIAAKGVETAFVTLHVGAGTFQPVRVEKIEDHHMHTEWLEVGQDVVDAVAACRARGGRVVAVGTTSVRSLESAARDGVLKPFSGDTDIFIYPGRPFHVVDALVTNFHLPESTLLMLVSAFAGYPETMAAYKAAVDNEYRFFSYGDAMFITRNPAPRGPEDKE comes from the coding sequence ATGCGCGTTGCTGACTTTACTTTCGAACTCCCTGATTCGCTGATTGCTCGCCACCCTTTGGCCGAGCGTCGCAACAGTCGCCTGTTGACCCTTGATGGGGTCAGCGGCGCCCTGGCACACCGTCAATTCACTGATTTGCTCGAGCATTTGCGCCCGGGCGATTTGATGGTGTTCAACAATACCCGGGTGATTCCGGCGCGACTGTTTGGCCAGAAGGCTTCCGGCGGCAAGCTGGAAATCCTGGTGGAGCGGGTGCTCGACAGTCATCGCGTGCTGGCCCATGTGCGGTCCAGCAAGTCGCCCAAGCCAGGTTCGAAGATCCTGATCGATGGCGGTGGCGAGGCCGAGATGCTGGCGCGTCACGATGCGTTGTTCGAGTTGGGGTTCGCCGAAGAGGTGTTGCCGCTGCTGGATCGTGTCGGGCACATGCCGCTGCCACCTTATATAGACCGCCCGGATGAAGGCTCGGACCGCGAGCGTTATCAGACGGTGTACGCCGAGCGCCTGGGCGCGGTGGCGGCGCCGACGGCGGGGCTGCATTTCGATCAGCCGCTGATGGAGGCGATTGCCGCCAAGGGCGTCGAGACGGCGTTCGTGACCTTGCACGTCGGTGCCGGCACGTTCCAGCCGGTGCGCGTCGAGAAGATCGAAGATCACCACATGCACACTGAATGGCTGGAAGTCGGTCAGGACGTGGTCGATGCCGTGGCGGCTTGCCGCGCTCGTGGTGGTCGTGTGGTGGCGGTGGGGACCACCAGCGTGCGTTCCCTGGAAAGCGCCGCGCGTGATGGCGTGCTCAAGCCGTTCAGTGGCGACACCGACATCTTTATCTACCCGGGCCGGCCGTTTCATGTGGTCGACGCCCTGGTCACCAACTTCCATTTGCCCGAATCCACGCTGTTGATGCTGGTTTCGGCGTTCGCCGGTTATCCCGAGACCATGGCCGCCTATAAAGCCGCCGTCGACAACGAATACCGCTTTTTCAGCTACGGTGATGCGATGTTTATCACCCGTAATCCCGCACCACGTGGCCCTGAGGACAAAGAATGA
- a CDS encoding tyrosine-type recombinase/integrase, producing MKRADIKRRPLADTTLTGLEPESKEYRERDGNGLYFRVKPDGGKSWQLRYKRPAGNWAWMGLGGYPEVSGALARDKAAELRKVVSSGADPLEQKRSAKAAIDAARTRTFRAAAEAWLKAKEEKGLAPSTLNKIRTYLDKDILPALGDKPLDEITRTDCAELQASLEARNAHNVAEKCRTWINQIFGRAIGLGLTENDPGSRLRDIAAQAPKTQQHPHLLEPELAEFLQALRNTPSRLTARTAAWLCVWTASRPGMVRLAEWKEFDLEKSIWTTPAAKMKMRRDFVCPLPHQAVAALKELYCLTGRSRWLFPGVGAKNPTISENTINKVFATIGYKGRLVGHGTRHTASTLLREHGWPKEHVEAQLAHKEEGISGVYNKAQYLEQRVVMMQWYADHLEQMAAGNVVQGQFGKAV from the coding sequence ATGAAGCGCGCAGATATCAAGCGCCGCCCTCTAGCGGACACGACGCTTACGGGGCTGGAGCCAGAATCAAAGGAATACAGGGAGCGGGACGGAAATGGCCTCTACTTCAGGGTCAAACCTGATGGTGGGAAATCCTGGCAGCTCCGCTACAAACGTCCGGCGGGCAATTGGGCCTGGATGGGGCTCGGGGGTTACCCGGAAGTAAGCGGTGCATTGGCACGGGACAAAGCTGCTGAACTACGCAAGGTAGTTAGCAGCGGCGCCGATCCTCTCGAACAGAAACGCTCCGCCAAAGCTGCCATTGACGCTGCCAGGACTCGGACCTTCCGAGCTGCTGCTGAAGCTTGGCTCAAGGCCAAAGAAGAAAAGGGCCTCGCTCCCTCCACTCTTAACAAAATCCGCACTTACCTCGACAAAGACATCCTCCCAGCATTGGGAGATAAGCCCCTCGACGAAATCACCCGTACCGACTGCGCAGAACTCCAGGCATCCCTCGAGGCTCGAAACGCACACAACGTGGCGGAAAAGTGCCGCACGTGGATCAATCAGATCTTCGGCCGAGCCATCGGCCTAGGGCTCACCGAAAACGATCCAGGCAGCCGCCTGCGTGACATTGCTGCACAAGCTCCTAAGACTCAGCAGCATCCACATTTGCTGGAGCCTGAGCTGGCTGAATTCCTCCAAGCGCTCAGAAACACACCGAGCAGACTGACAGCCCGCACTGCTGCATGGCTTTGTGTCTGGACAGCATCACGACCCGGCATGGTTCGATTGGCTGAATGGAAAGAATTCGACCTTGAAAAATCCATTTGGACTACACCTGCTGCCAAGATGAAGATGCGCCGGGATTTTGTATGCCCCCTTCCCCACCAAGCCGTCGCGGCACTGAAAGAGCTGTATTGCTTAACCGGTCGCAGCCGCTGGCTCTTCCCAGGAGTGGGAGCAAAAAATCCGACCATCAGTGAAAACACAATCAACAAGGTCTTCGCCACCATAGGCTACAAAGGTCGTCTCGTTGGACACGGGACTCGCCACACAGCGAGCACATTGCTTCGAGAACATGGCTGGCCTAAAGAACACGTTGAGGCGCAGCTTGCCCACAAAGAGGAAGGTATTTCAGGGGTATATAACAAGGCTCAGTACCTAGAGCAGCGTGTAGTGATGATGCAGTGGTATGCCGACCACCTTGAGCAAATGGCAGCCGGTAATGTGGTGCAGGGACAGTTTGGGAAGGCGGTATGA